A part of Dasypus novemcinctus isolate mDasNov1 chromosome 5, mDasNov1.1.hap2, whole genome shotgun sequence genomic DNA contains:
- the LRRC4 gene encoding leucine-rich repeat-containing protein 4 isoform X1: MKLLWQVTVHHTWNAVLLPVVYLTAQVWILCAAIAAAASAGPQNCPSVCSCSNQFSKVVCTRRGLSEVPQGIPSNTRYLNLMENNIQMIQADTFRHLHHLEVLQLGRNSIRQIEVGAFNGLASLNTLELFDNWLTVIPSGAFEYLSKLRELWLRNNPIESIPSYAFNRVPSLMRLDLGELKKLEYISEGAFEGLFNLKYLNLGMCNIKDMPNLTPLVGLEELEMSGNHFPEIRPGSFHGLSSLKKLWVMNSQVSSIERNAFDGLASLVELNLAHNNLSSLPHDLFAPLRYLVELHLHHNPWNCDCDILWLAWWLREYIPTNSTCCGRCHAPMHMRGRYLVEVDQASFQCSAPFIMDAPRDLNISEGRMAELKCRTPPMSSVKWLLPNGTVLSHASRHPRISVLSDGTLNFSHVLLSDTGVYTCMVTNVAGNSNASAYLNVSTAELNTSNYSFFTTVTVETTEISPEDTTRKYKPVPTTSTGYQPAYTTSTTVLIQTTRVPKQVVVPTAENGKIQTSLDEVMKTTKIIIGCFVAVTLLAAAMLIVFYKLRKRHQQRSTVTAARTVEIIQVDEDIPAAASTAATAAPSSVSGEGAVVLPTIHDHINYNTYKPAHGAHWTENSLGNSLHPTVTTISEPYIIQTHTKDKVQETQI; encoded by the coding sequence ATGAAGCTCTTGTGGCAGGTAACTGTGCACCACACCTGGAATGCCGTCCTGCTCCCCGTCGTCTACCTCACGGCGCAAGTGTGGATTCTGTGTGCAGCCATCGCTGCTGCCGCCTCAGCCGGGCCCCAGAACTGCCCCTCGGTCTGCTCCTGCAGTAACCAGTTCAGCAAGGTGGTGTGCACCCGCCGGGGCCTCTCCGAGGTCCCTCAGGGTATTCCCTCCAACACCCGGTACCTCAACCTCATGGAAAACAATATCCAGATGATTCAGGCTGACACCTTCCGCCACCTCCACCACCTGGAAGTCCTGCAGCTGGGCAGGAACTCTATCCGACAGATAGAGGTGGGGGCCTTCAACGGCCTGGCCAGCCTCAACACCTTGGAGCTGTTTGATAACTGGCTGACAGTCATCCCGAGTGGGGCCTTTGAATACCTGTCCAAGCTGCGGGAGCTCTGGCTCCGCAACAACCCCATAGAATCCATCCCCTCGTATGCCTTCAACAGGGTGCCCTCCCTCATGCGCCTGGACTTGGGGGAACTCAAGAAGCTGGAGTATATCTCTGAGGGGGCTTTTGAGGGACTGTTCAACCTCAAGTACCTAAATTTGGGCATGTGCAACATTAAAGATATGCCCAATCTCACCCCTTTGGTAGGGCTGGAGGAGCTGGAGATGTCAGGGAACCACTTCCCTGAGATCAGGCCTGGCTCCTTCCATGGCCTAAGCTCCCTCAAGAAGCTTTGGGTCATGAACTCACAGGTCAGCTCAATTGAGCGGAATGCTTTTGATGGGCTGGCCTCACTTGTAGAACTCAACCTGGCCCACAATAACCTCTCCTCTTTGCCCCATGACCTCTTCGCCCCACTGAGGTACCTTGTGGAGTTGCACCTACACCACAATCCTTGGAACTGTGACTGTGACATCCTGTGGCTAGCCTGGTGGCTTCGGGAGTATATACCCACCAACTCTACATGCTGTGGCCGTTGTCATGCTCCCATGCACATGAGAGGCCGTTACCTGGTGGAGGTAGACCAGGCCTCCTTCCAGTGCTCTGCCCCCTTCATCATGGATGCACCTCGGGACCTCAATATCTCTGAGGGTCGTATGGCAGAACTCAAGTGTCGGACTCCCCCAATGTCCTCTGTGAAGTGGTTGCTGCCCAATGGAACAGTGCTCAGCCACGCCTCCCGCCACCCACGGATCTCTGTTCTCAGCGATGGCACCCTGAACTTTTCCCATGTGCTGCTCTCAGACACTGGGGTATACACATGCATGGTGACCAATGTGGCAGGCAACTCCAATGCCTCGGCCTACCTCAATGTGAGCACGGCCGAGCTCAACACCTCCAACTACAGCTTCTTTACCACAGTCACAGTGGAAACCACTGAGATCTCACCTGAGGATACCACCCGCAAGTACAAGCCAGTACCTACCACGTCTACTGGTTACCAGCCGGCATATACCACCTCTACCACGGTGCTCATTCAGACCACTCGTGTGCCCAAGCAGGTGGTGGTACCCACGGCAGAAAATGGCAAGATACAGACCAGCCTGGATGAGGTCATGAAGACCACCAAGATCATCATTGGCTGCTTTGTGGCAGTGACTCTGCTAGCTGCCGCCATGTTGATTGTCTTCTATAAACTTCGTAAGCGGCACCAGCAGCGGAGTACAGTCACTGCTGCCAGGACAGTTGAGATAATCCAGGTAGATGAAGACATCCCAGCGGCGGCATCCACTGCAGCAACGGCGGCTCCATCCAGTGTATCAGGTGAGGGGGCAGTAGTGCTGCCCACAATTCATGACCACATTAACTACAACACCTACAAACCAGCACATGGGGCCCACTGGACAGAAAACAGCCTGGGGAACTCTCTGCACCCCACAGTCACCACTATCTCTGAACCTTATATAATTCAGACCCATACCAAGGACAAGGTACAGGAAACTCAAATatga
- the LRRC4 gene encoding leucine-rich repeat-containing protein 4 isoform X2, with translation MKLLWQVTVHHTWNAVLLPVVYLTAQVWILCAAIAAAASAGPQNCPSVCSCSNQFSKVVCTRRGLSEVPQGIPSNTRYLNLMENNIQMIQADTFRHLHHLEVLQLGRNSIRQIEVGAFNGLASLNTLELFDNWLTVIPSGAFEYLSKLRELWLRNNPIESIPSYAFNRVPSLMRLDLGELKKLEYISEGAFEGLFNLKYLNLGMCNIKDMPNLTPLVGLEELEMSGNHFPEIRPGSFHGLSSLKKLWVMNSQVSSIERNAFDGLASLVELNLAHNNLSSLPHDLFAPLRYLVELHLHHNPWNCDCDILWLAWWLREYIPTNSTCCGRCHAPMHMRGRYLVEVDQASFQCSAPFIMDAPRDLNISEGRMAELKCRTPPMSSVKWLLPNGTVLSHASRHPRISVLSDGTLNFSHVLLSDTGVYTCMVTNVAGNSNASAYLNVSTAELNTSNYSFFTTVTVETTEISPEDTTRKYKPVPTTSTGYQPAYTTSTTVLIQTTRVPKQVVVPTAENGKIQTSLDEVMKTTKIIIGCFVAVTLLAAAMLIVFYKLRKRHQQRSTVTAARTVEIIQVDEDIPAAASTAATAAPSSVSGDSLTDNGPAQTEGNKKG, from the coding sequence ATGAAGCTCTTGTGGCAGGTAACTGTGCACCACACCTGGAATGCCGTCCTGCTCCCCGTCGTCTACCTCACGGCGCAAGTGTGGATTCTGTGTGCAGCCATCGCTGCTGCCGCCTCAGCCGGGCCCCAGAACTGCCCCTCGGTCTGCTCCTGCAGTAACCAGTTCAGCAAGGTGGTGTGCACCCGCCGGGGCCTCTCCGAGGTCCCTCAGGGTATTCCCTCCAACACCCGGTACCTCAACCTCATGGAAAACAATATCCAGATGATTCAGGCTGACACCTTCCGCCACCTCCACCACCTGGAAGTCCTGCAGCTGGGCAGGAACTCTATCCGACAGATAGAGGTGGGGGCCTTCAACGGCCTGGCCAGCCTCAACACCTTGGAGCTGTTTGATAACTGGCTGACAGTCATCCCGAGTGGGGCCTTTGAATACCTGTCCAAGCTGCGGGAGCTCTGGCTCCGCAACAACCCCATAGAATCCATCCCCTCGTATGCCTTCAACAGGGTGCCCTCCCTCATGCGCCTGGACTTGGGGGAACTCAAGAAGCTGGAGTATATCTCTGAGGGGGCTTTTGAGGGACTGTTCAACCTCAAGTACCTAAATTTGGGCATGTGCAACATTAAAGATATGCCCAATCTCACCCCTTTGGTAGGGCTGGAGGAGCTGGAGATGTCAGGGAACCACTTCCCTGAGATCAGGCCTGGCTCCTTCCATGGCCTAAGCTCCCTCAAGAAGCTTTGGGTCATGAACTCACAGGTCAGCTCAATTGAGCGGAATGCTTTTGATGGGCTGGCCTCACTTGTAGAACTCAACCTGGCCCACAATAACCTCTCCTCTTTGCCCCATGACCTCTTCGCCCCACTGAGGTACCTTGTGGAGTTGCACCTACACCACAATCCTTGGAACTGTGACTGTGACATCCTGTGGCTAGCCTGGTGGCTTCGGGAGTATATACCCACCAACTCTACATGCTGTGGCCGTTGTCATGCTCCCATGCACATGAGAGGCCGTTACCTGGTGGAGGTAGACCAGGCCTCCTTCCAGTGCTCTGCCCCCTTCATCATGGATGCACCTCGGGACCTCAATATCTCTGAGGGTCGTATGGCAGAACTCAAGTGTCGGACTCCCCCAATGTCCTCTGTGAAGTGGTTGCTGCCCAATGGAACAGTGCTCAGCCACGCCTCCCGCCACCCACGGATCTCTGTTCTCAGCGATGGCACCCTGAACTTTTCCCATGTGCTGCTCTCAGACACTGGGGTATACACATGCATGGTGACCAATGTGGCAGGCAACTCCAATGCCTCGGCCTACCTCAATGTGAGCACGGCCGAGCTCAACACCTCCAACTACAGCTTCTTTACCACAGTCACAGTGGAAACCACTGAGATCTCACCTGAGGATACCACCCGCAAGTACAAGCCAGTACCTACCACGTCTACTGGTTACCAGCCGGCATATACCACCTCTACCACGGTGCTCATTCAGACCACTCGTGTGCCCAAGCAGGTGGTGGTACCCACGGCAGAAAATGGCAAGATACAGACCAGCCTGGATGAGGTCATGAAGACCACCAAGATCATCATTGGCTGCTTTGTGGCAGTGACTCTGCTAGCTGCCGCCATGTTGATTGTCTTCTATAAACTTCGTAAGCGGCACCAGCAGCGGAGTACAGTCACTGCTGCCAGGACAGTTGAGATAATCCAGGTAGATGAAGACATCCCAGCGGCGGCATCCACTGCAGCAACGGCGGCTCCATCCAGTGTATCAG